The following are from one region of the Rhipicephalus microplus isolate Deutch F79 chromosome 1, USDA_Rmic, whole genome shotgun sequence genome:
- the sigmar gene encoding tumor necrosis factor alpha-induced protein 8-like protein sigmar — translation MAEFQAKDFGLSFQKKVLGRVSSKSVAKAFIDDTSASLLDNLYKLVKSVTGSKKDAEKVTKNIIKIVVKVGILHRNNQFSAEEMKVAKQLQHKMRALAMAVVSFYEMEFSYDRRYLVGAFDETRALLSDLVRSHLTGKSLGRIDYVFGFFGKPETLDSVFASDSVHRECLGRIVKDLHEALDKESL, via the exons A TGGCCGAATTTCAAGCGAAAGACTTCGGGCTAAGCTTTCAGAAAAAAGTACTCGGCCGCGTAAGCAGCAAGAGTGTCGCCAAAGCTTTCATTGACGACACCTCGGCCAGTCTTTTGGATAACTTGTACAAACTCGTCAAGAGCGTCACAGGCAGCAAGAAAGACGCAGAAAAAGTTACCAAGAACATTATAAAA ATTGTTGTGAAGGTTGGCATCTTGCATCGGAACAACCAATTCTCAGCCGAAGAAATGAAGGTGGCCAAGCAGCTACAGCACAAGATGCGCGCTCTTGCCATGGCGGTGGTGAGCTTTTATGAGATGGAGTTTTCGTACGACCGAAGATACCTTGTGGGCGCCTTTGACGAGACTCGCGCCCTGCTTTCTGACCTTGTGCGATCCCACTTGACAGGCAAGTCACTGGGTCGGATTGACTACGTTTTCGGCTTCTTTGGGAAACCAGAGACTCTCGACTCCGTGTTTGCGAGCGACAGCGTTCACCGAGAGTGCCTTGGAAGGATTGTCAAGGACCTGCACGAGGCTTTGGATAAGGAGAGTCTCTGA
- the CCT8 gene encoding chaperonin containing TCP1 subunit 8 produces MSFRGAGSSALSQMLKEGSRHYQGVDEALFRSIEACVELSRSLASAYGPNGLNKMVINHLEKLSVTSDAATILNQLEVQHPAAKLLVMASQMQEAEVGDGTNAVVLLAGALLENAEELVRSGLTPVQVAEGYQLAMKKALDMLPELKVDEVQDMRKPDQALKAVRTAMSSKPLAGAEFLTKLVAEACQAVLPESGALNVDNVRVCKVLGSGLDQSQVVLGMVFKRQVEGDVTKARDAKVAVYACAVDTLQTETKGTVLIQSAQELKSFSRAEENMLEAQIKAIADAGVKVVVSGGKVGDMALHYLNKYGLMAVRLQSKFDVRRVCRVVGATALPKLAAPRPEDLGLCDSVYLDELGDTPVVVFRQEGHQTRVATVLLRGSTDSLLDDAERAVDDGVNAFKAATKDGRLVPGAGAVEAELARRLATWADTLPGLEQYAAHKFAQALESLIRTLAQNSGASKPEELVAQIQAAHNQGDPNACLKDEGLGDAVKSGLLDLLITKHWSLQYATNAASTVLHVDQIIMAKPAGGPKGKPGGGDFDDDK; encoded by the coding sequence ATGTCGTTCCGTGGCGCTGGATCGTCAGCTCTTTCGCAGATGCTAAAGGAAGGTTCTCGACACTACCAGGGCGTAGATGAGGCTCTCTTTCGAAGCATCGAGGCCTGCGTCGAACTTTCCCGAAGCCTCGCGTCGGCCTACGGACCAAATGGACTGAACAAAATGGTAATTAACCACCTGGAGAAGCTATCTGTGACCAGCGACGCTGCGACAATTCTCAACCAACTCGAGGTGCAACACCCCGCCGCCAAGCTTCTCGTCATGGCGTCTCAGATGCAAGAAGCGGAGGTGGGTGATGGCACTAACGCCGTAGTTTTGCTTGCCGGCGCGTTATTGGAAAATGCTGAGGAGCTCGTTCGAAGTGGTCTCACACCCGTGCAAGTAGCTGAAGGCTATCAGCTTGCCATGAAAAAGGCTCTTGATATGCTTCCTGAATTAAAAGTGGATGAAGTGCAGGACATGCGCAAGCCGGATCAAGCTCTCAAGGCAGTTCGCACAGCCATGTCAAGCAAGCCTTTGGCCGGCGCAGAATTTTTGACAAAGCTGGTGGCCGAAGCATGCCAAGCAGTGCTGCCGGAATCCGGTGCGCTCAACGTGGATAATGTGCGAGTCTGCAAGGTACTCGGCTCAGGCCTCGACCAGTCTCAGGTAGTCCTCGGTATGGTCTTCAAGCGCCAGGTCGAAGGAGACGTAACCAAAGCGCGTGACGCTAAGGTCGCCGTCTACGCGTGCGCCGTAGACACACTACAAACAGAAACAAAAGGCACAGTTCTGATTCAGTCGGCGCAGGAGCTGAAGAGCTTCTCGCGGGCCGAAGAGAATATGCTCGAGGCGCAAATCAAAGCCATCGCCGACGCTGGCGTCAAGGTGGTAGTCAGTGGTGGCAAGGTGGGCGACATGGCGCTCCACTACCTCAACAAGTACGGCCTGATGGCGGTGAGGCTGCAGTCCAAGTTCGACGTGCGCCGCGTCTGCCGCGTCGTTGGCGCCACTGCCCTCCCCAAGCTGGCCGCCCCGCGCCCCGAAGACCTCGGCCTGTGTGACTCGGTCTATCTGGATGAACTGGGTGACACGCCAGTGGTGGTGTTCCGCCAGGAGGGACACCAGACTCGAGTGGCCACTGTTCTGCTGCGTGGCTCTACTGATAGCCTGCTGGATGACGCTGAGCGTGCTGTGGATGATGGCGTGAATGCTTTCAAAGCTGCCACCAAGGACGGTCGCCTGGTACCCGGTGCAGGTGCCGTTGAGGCAGAGCTGGCCCGGCGCCTGGCCACTTGGGCAGACACCTTGCCCGGCCTTGAGCAGTATGCAGCGCACAAGTTTGCCCAGGCGCTCGAGTCTCTCATCAGGACGCTGGCGCAAAACTCTGGAGCTTCCAAACCCGAAGAGCTTGTTGCCCAGATCCAGGCGGCCCACAACCAGGGTGATCCCAACGCTTGCCTTAAGGACGAAGGCCTCGGAGATGCTGTGAAGAGTGGCCTCCTCGACCTTCTGATTACGAAACACTGGAGCCTCCAGTACGCAACCAACGCTGCTTCCACGGTTCTTCATGTGGATCAGATCATCATGGCCAAGCCAGCTGGAGGACCGAAGGGGAAGCCCGGTGGAGGGGACTTTGATGATGACAAGTAA